GCGTCCACATCCCGCCAGACGACGCCGACGGCGATCCCGAAGACGCCCTGCCCGCCCTGGAGCAGGCTGACGACCTCGTCGGGCGAGGAGCACTCGTAGACCGTGGCCCCGTCGCTCATCAGCGTCATGCGTTCGAGGTCCTGGAAGCCGCGGTCCCGCAGATGCTGGACCGTGGTGCGGATGTTCTGCAGCGCGACCCCGGTGTCCAGAAAGCGCTTGACGATCTTGAGGAGGACCACGTCCCGGAAACTGTAGAGACGCTGGGTCCCCGACCCGTAGGCCGGGCGCACACTGGGCTCGACCAGTCCCGTACGTGCCCAGTAGTCCAGCTGGCGGTAGGTGATTCCCGCCGCCGCGCACGCCGTCGGTCCGCGATAGCCGATGTCGCCGGCGCCGCTCGCCGCTGCCACGCCGCCCGCTGCCATCGCCGCCGGTTGAACCGGCTGCCTGATGGCGTGGTCGGCTCCACTGCCGTGCTGCGGATACGGCCCACCCGCTGCCGCTCCGTCGCCGCTGCTTCTCACGCCGACCTCCGTCCTTGACCTGCCCACTCGAAGGTAGGCAGTCACTAGGGGTGCGTCAACGATCGCCACACTCGGCACGCCGAGTGATAATCACCCAGAGGGTGGTTTCCCGTGTCTCGTTTCCGGGAACGGCTTGTCGGATGCGCTGACGGCACCCCCTGCGGGACGGTCACTGGCTGTTCGTACCGAAGTCCTCCGGAGAGATCTGGTCGAGGAATTCGCGGAACTTCTCCACCTCGTCCTCCTGCTCGTCGGGGATCGCGATGCCCGCATCGTCCAGCACTCCGTCACTGCCGTAGATCGGCGTGCCGGTCCGCAGGGCGAGCGCTATGGCGTCGGAGGGCCGGGCGCTCACCTCGACTCCGCTGGCGAAGACGAGCTCCGCGTAGAAGACCCCTTCGCGCAGGTCCGTGATGCGGACCTCGGTGAGCTCCTGGCCCACGGCCTCGAGCACATCCTTGAACAGGTCATGGGTCAGCGGCCTGGCGGGAGCCATGCCCTGCTGGGCGAAGGCAATCGCGGTCGCCTCCCCCGGACCGATCCAAATGGGGAGGTACCGGTCGCCTCCCACTTCACGCAGGAGAACGATCGGTTGGTTGGAGGGCATTTCCACCCGGACACCGACAACGTCGAGCTCGTTCACACAGCAACCCTAGGACGTGCTCGCCATGTTTGGGTAGTCGGGCACCGCCGAGGTCAGTGCAGACGGGTGCGCAGAGCGCTCTGCACGAGCGCCGCGTGCAGCCGTACGGACAGCTCGGCGAGCTCGTTCGCGGTGGCCTCGGCATGGGCTCTGGTCTGCGGATTCCGGTGCCGGCGCAGGGGTGCGACCACTTGCTCCACCAGCCCCGCCTCCCGGTCGGCGGAGGCCCGCATGGCCCGAAGATGACGTGGTTCCAGACCGAAACGACCCAGATCCGCCACCAGCTTGGCGACGGTCACCATCTCGGCGTCGTAGCCGCCGTCCGGGGACGGGACGATGAGCCCGTAGGACTCCCACTCGGTCAGCCGCTCCTCGTCGACCTCGGCGGCCGCCAGCAGCTCCGCCCGCCCGATCCGGGCGGCGGTCGCCCCACCGGGGCCGGCCTCCCACACCCCGTCGCTGAGGTCCCGCTGTGCACCGGGCGAGGGCAGAACGGGCTGCTCCCCCCGGGCCAGCGCGTCCAGGTGCTCCCGGATGACCTTCAGCGGCAGGTAGTGATCCCGCTGCATCCGGAGCACCTGCGCCAGGCGCTCCACATCGCGCGGGGCGAACTTCCGGTATCCGGAAGGAGTGCGCTGCGGCTCGACGAGCCCCTCGGCCTCCAGGAACCGGATCTTGGAAATGGTGACTTCGGGAAACTCCTCACGCAGCTGGATGAGCACCGTTCCGATGCTCATCGGTCGCGCTTCCGCGGTGGCGGTGCCGTGTCCGGCACCGCCTGTCGGTGTTCGCAGCATGGGCCTTCCTGGGGGTCCCCCCGGACGGAGTCCAGGGCTGGTCACACGCCTCGCGGGCTCGCATAGAAGACCAGGCGGTACTTTCCGATCTGGACTTCGTCGCCGTTGGACAGCGGGACCGAATCGATGCGCTCACGGTTGACGTAGGTGCCGTTGAGGCTGCCGACATCGCCCACGGTGAAGCTACCTTCCGGGCTCCTGCGGAACTCCACATGACGCCGCGACACGGTCACGTCGTCGAGAAAGATGTCGCTCTGCGGGTGACGGCCGGCCGTGGTCAGATCGCTGTCGAGCAGGAAGCGGCTGCCGGAGTTCGGACCGCGCCGCACGACCAGCAGCGCCGAGCCCGCGGGCAGGGCGTCGACCGCGGCCTGGGCCTCCGGGGAGAGCGAGGGCAGAGCGGTCTGGCCGGTGGCCTCGGCCTCGTACGC
This sequence is a window from Streptomyces parvus. Protein-coding genes within it:
- a CDS encoding MerR family transcriptional regulator, coding for MRSSGDGAAAGGPYPQHGSGADHAIRQPVQPAAMAAGGVAAASGAGDIGYRGPTACAAAGITYRQLDYWARTGLVEPSVRPAYGSGTQRLYSFRDVVLLKIVKRFLDTGVALQNIRTTVQHLRDRGFQDLERMTLMSDGATVYECSSPDEVVSLLQGGQGVFGIAVGVVWRDVDAALSQLHGERVDTGETLIGHNPADELARRRNRAG
- a CDS encoding bifunctional nuclease family protein translates to MNELDVVGVRVEMPSNQPIVLLREVGGDRYLPIWIGPGEATAIAFAQQGMAPARPLTHDLFKDVLEAVGQELTEVRITDLREGVFYAELVFASGVEVSARPSDAIALALRTGTPIYGSDGVLDDAGIAIPDEQEDEVEKFREFLDQISPEDFGTNSQ
- a CDS encoding MerR family transcriptional regulator, giving the protein MLRTPTGGAGHGTATAEARPMSIGTVLIQLREEFPEVTISKIRFLEAEGLVEPQRTPSGYRKFAPRDVERLAQVLRMQRDHYLPLKVIREHLDALARGEQPVLPSPGAQRDLSDGVWEAGPGGATAARIGRAELLAAAEVDEERLTEWESYGLIVPSPDGGYDAEMVTVAKLVADLGRFGLEPRHLRAMRASADREAGLVEQVVAPLRRHRNPQTRAHAEATANELAELSVRLHAALVQSALRTRLH
- a CDS encoding FHA domain-containing protein, translated to MKLFAKLFGKSAREDSNSAARHRAPRHAQGEEQEAERPLFRDEVSGAPGGDGVSAVDPAGAGRIGFGAPSASSTGGGFTPEGSSMPVCTRCGHRNAEASKFCSNCGAPLRGGVPERPSETTSTISISGLEAYEAEATGQTALPSLSPEAQAAVDALPAGSALLVVRRGPNSGSRFLLDSDLTTAGRHPQSDIFLDDVTVSRRHVEFRRSPEGSFTVGDVGSLNGTYVNRERIDSVPLSNGDEVQIGKYRLVFYASPRGV